One Natronomonas gomsonensis genomic window, ACGCGTCCGCCTCGGAAATTCGTTCGATATCCGCCTCGTCGGTGACGCGGAAGTGAGCCGCAACCAGGCGTTCGTCAAGCACTCCAACATCATTGAGGAGGCCGAGCGAGTCCGGCCCCCCGTTTGCTCGTGCCATCGTATTGCTCGCTTCGAGTTCGAGCAGGTGAGTGTGGACGAGCAAGTCAGGGTACTCAGCAGCGAGATTGGCGGTACGCTCCCACAACTCGCGCGTACACGACCAGTCGTCGTGTGGGCAAATCGTCGCCCGGATTCGTCCATCGTAGGTATCGTGGTGCGTTTCGATGAACTCGCGAGCGCGGTCGAACTGCTCGTCGACGGGAACGTCCCAGAAGAGGTCCGTGACGGTCGGGCCGAAGAAGCCACGGAGGCCCGCTTCGCCAAACGTCTCCGCGCCCGCAGTTGGGCGCACGTCCATCGAATTAATCGTCGTGACACCTCCGAGGAGGAAATTCAGGGCGGCGAGTTCGTAACCGGCCTCAGCCAGATAGTCAAAGTCACCCTCGCCGAGACGACCAAAGATGGCCGTCATACTGCCCATCATCTCCAGCAAATCGAGGTCGCTGAACGCACCGATTAGCGGCGTCAGTTCGAGGTGGGTGTGGGCGTTAACCAGCCCCGGCATCACCAGTCTCCCGTCGCCGTCAATCGTGTGCGTGGCTTCAATCTCTCCATCGCCGTCCTCGGACGCTCGTACCTCAGTAATGCGGCCGTCGTCGATGAGTACCGTCCCGCGTTCGTACAGACAGTTGCGCTCGTCGACCGTGAGAACGAGCGCATTGGAGATGGCAATGTCAACGGTCATCCCGTGTCGTCCTTGAGGTGGCAGTCGCGTCAATGCTTGGTAATACGGTTTCGTTATTCTCCTTGACTCCGGGTCAATCGAGGCTGGAATCGGTTGATGTAGAACAGTCACTGATTGCTTGAGACAGCGTTGTGCTACGGGGAAGAATCACGTAGTGATGGACGAATGACGATATTCCATGCATCAAGGTCCAGCCAACTCATCTTGCTCCTCTCCACCTCGATGGGTCGAAACCCCGTGTCGATACTCATCTTGACGAGATTCGGGATTTTTCCAGTTATCGACCTTCTCCCAATCGGCAGGTTTCACTTCGTTTTTTGGCTTCCCGAGGCTCATGGAGGTGTACCCTTTCCATCGGTCACGACCTTCGGGAGAGAGGTCGTTATATCCGGATATCTGCTGGTAGTTCAAGCTCGCACTGTAGACCTTCTCGATTTCCTCCTCGGAGAACACGTCCTTGATGTTCCGCTTGCCGTTCGTACTCGGTATTTCGTACTTCGGCTCCCATTCCGGAGGATCTTCATCGAGGTGTCGCTGATACTTGAATAGCCGCTTAATGGCCTTCTGTGTCCCCGATGCGTGGCTCGCAGAACGGTCATCATCGAGCAGAATTCCCTCCATGTATTCGTTCGCTTCGGAGTGGGTAAACGAGGTTTTGAACTCGTTGTGATTCCACACGAAGCGTGCGAAGTGGTCCGTTCTGTATAGCGTGTCTTTCGCTGTGTGTTCGGAGTATCCTTCGAGGGATTTCGGATTCTTTCCGCGCTCTAACAGCCAGTTAGCGAAGCCTCGGCGGGTGACTTCCCACGTCTGGAGTTGTTTGTCACGCAGTACTTCGGCGTCGTCTCGCGTTGTCAGCGGCAGGTTTTCGAGGTCCATTTGTAAATTTTCCCTGACACGTTACAAAACCGCCAGAGGGTGGCGGAGTAGAGTTTACACCCTACTTTCTTGTCCTAACGTGTTCTGATTGACGCGGAGAGAAAACAGCCGAAAACCGCGATACGTGAGCGGGTTTTGAATGCTCCGTCAGGGATTCGAACCCTGGTCCTTGCCGTGAGAGGGCAAGATGATTGGCCGGACTACACCAACGGAGCGTTCGTCTGAACGCATCGAATCGTATCGGTGATGGACGTATAACCGTTACGTTTCACCCCTGCCGTGAGCCGGTTTCTCACTGAATCGTCACGGCATCGACCGCGTCGCTGACCGATTCGAACCCGACAGGTGTCGCGGGGGCGTTCGGGTCCGAAACGCTCATTGGCAACATTCCAGTAGGGACAGCCATCACCGAACGCGCCAGCAGTTCGAACGGAGGCGGTCAGTCGCTCTCATGAGGAGCTTCTCGCTCGATAGCACCGATTCGTCGACGACGGAGCGGCCGTTCTTCGATGGCCCCTCGAAGCAGACGCGGGCCGAGCGACACCTCACGGAGGCGACCGGAAGCGACACGACCGCGATTTCAGTCGACTTCGAGGCGGTGCCGACCGAACTGCTGGCCGCGATGCGACGGGTGAACACGGAGGCGAAGTCGTTCTCCGACGACGCCCGACGGCGATACAGACACGGCGACCACGACGGTGCGGCGCTGAACCGAAGCCGAAAAGAGGCGCTCTACGAGGTGAAGCGGCGACTCCTCTATACGCTCTTGCCGTACGCCTCCGGCGTCGAAGCCCAGACCATCGACAGCCGGGAGTACTACTCGTTCCGTTTCGACGCCGCCGACCACGAGCCGTATCACGAAACAAATCGTCCGGACGGGAACCATCACGCAGGATGGCCGGACGGACGCGTTCCCGGGTTGGGGTCGGTCGCCCTGGATGCGACGCTTTTGAACTACGAGTACGGCTTCCATACGCCCGTCGAGTCCTTCGACAGACTGTGTGCGGCCGCCCGCATCGTCCACGGTCACGACCGACGCGATGGCCTTCCCGGGAGAGAGGAATCCCGGTGGGCAGAGTACGAACCGAACACGGAACTCGAAACGGGGTACACCTTCGAGGACGCGGGTCGACTCCTCGCGTCGCTCGTCGACGACCAATACGACCCCGCAAACTATCTCCCCCGCGGAACGACGTTCCGGTGACGCCGCTCGATTACTGAGACCCGCTCTCGAAGGGGAGACGGACAGTAGACAGGCGGGACAGACAGCGAAGAGCAGTTCGGGGCGGGTGTGAGAGCGTGATTGGACGGCTCTACAGTGCCTACAGCGGCGGCAGTCCTCACAACGCTCTACGCGGGGCCGTCTCGACAGTTCTCGGCTGACGCCGTCGGTAAGCGAAAGGAACGACGAGGGGCCCGACGAACCGGAGTGTATCGCCAATCGAACCATTGAGTGTATTTGAAAGGCATTAAGATACATTCAGCGGTAAACTTATCTGTGTGGCGGTGTTACACACACATAGACGGCGAGTCGGGACGAGGCACCCACCGGGCCAGGATTCGACACGGCATAGGCCCTCGGTACCGACTCGAATCGGACGATGTGAACGCCCGAGCACACGACTCGGCCACGACGGAACGACAGTCATGAACACACACGATACGGAGGCCGCCGGTCGGTGCCCGTCCTGCGGCGCGACGGTACCGAACGCATTCGTGCTCATCGAATACGAGGCCGACGACGAACGTCGGATGTACGCCGAGTGTCCAGCGTGTGAGAACGTCGTTCGACCGCGGCCGAGCGACTCCAGCCGATAACACAGATGGTTACAGGACCACCACGGACGATACTGCGACTACTCGACGAACAGGGGCAACTGCCAGTCACGGCCATCGCTGAGGAACTCGAACGCCACCCGGTCACCGTCGACCGGCAGTGTTACGACCTCCAGCGGGATGGCCACATCAGGATGGCGACCAGCGGCGGGGCCTACACCCTGACCGAGAAGGGACGAAAACGGCTTTCAGAAAGTTCCAACTCCGCGGACCCGGTCCAGTAGCGCTATCGGACTTCCTCGAAGTCCTTGTGACCCCGGATGTCGACGCCGTCGTCGGTGACGGTGGCGAGGAAGACACCGTTACCGGAGCCGGTGTCGCGCTCGACGGCCGCCTCGACCGCACGGGCGCTGAGCGAGGTGGCTTCTTCTGTCGAAAGGTCCGGCGTGTAATCGTTCTCGAGAACACCGTACGCCAGTTGCATCCCGCTTCCGGTGACCGTGTAGTCGTCGGCCATCACGCCGCCGGCAGGGTCGATGGAGTAGACGTGACTCCCCTCGTCGTCGACGCCGCCGAGGATGGGCCGGATGGCCCGGAACGGCCCGCCGCGAGCGAGGTTGCCGGCAAGCGTCGACAACGCCGGAATGTCCATCGGTTTTCCACGGCGCGTCTCGTAGAGCGAGGATTCCGCCCGAAGCGAGCGGATAAAGGACTGGGCGCCGCCGACCGAGCCAACGAGCGTCAGGGCGGCCGTCGGGTGAATCTGTTTGACCTTCTGGACATCCTTGTTGGAGACGAATCGGCCGCCAAGGGAGGCGCGCATGTCGGTCGCGATGACGACGGCGTCCTCGGTTGCGATGCCGACGGTCGTCGTTCCGGTCTTGTTGACCGTCTCCTCGTCGCCGGGGGTTGACTCGAAGTCCCCGAGTTCGGGTTCGTACGGTGAACGAGCGTGGTCCTCGCCGGTTCGGGGGAGATCATTCATCGCTCTCACCGCCGATTTCGGCGAGGTGTTCTTCGACCGTCTCGGTCGATACGGTCTCGAAGGACTCCGTCTCGGCGTCGATGGTCGCGATTTCGACCCCGTCGGCCGAGAGTTCGTCGTTCGTGGCGGCCAGCCCGCGCAACGCCAATCCGATACCCTCCTCGAGGTCGAGGTCCTCACTGTAGCCCTCTTCGAGGACGGACTGAATCGCCTCACGGTCGCCGCCGACGGCGGTCGCCTGCCACTCGTAGGGCGTCCCGCTGGGGTCGGTCTCGAACAGTCGCGGCTCGCCGTCGGAGATACCGCCGACCAGCAACGCGACACCGAATGGGCGGGCGCCGCCAGTTTGGGTGTACTGCTGGATGTGGTCGGTGACCGACTTAGTCAGCGTCTCTATCGGTATGGCCTCGTCGTAGCGGAGGCGTTCGGTCTGTGCACGTCGCCGCGCGAAGTCGATGAGTTGCCGCGCGTCGGCGACGTGGCCGGCACTCGCGATGCCGACGTGGTCGTCCGCCTTGTGTAACTTCTCGACTGACGACCGTTCCATCAGCGGCGAGCGAACGCGCCGGACGGCGCCCAAGACGACGCCGTCGGGGGTTCGGACGCCGACGCTCGCGGTGCCGCGGGAGACGGCCTCGCGAGCGTATTCGACCTGATAGAGGCGCCCGTCGGGAGAGAAGATGGTGATTCCCCGGTCGTACGCCTGCTGCTGTGAGTTTCCTTGCATTGTGATAGAGGGCCACTGCGGCCTTCACCTCGGGTTATGGCACCGGGTATATATACGTACCTCATAAGAGGTCAGCCTTGCCCGGACTCGATTCGGCACTTAGGAACCTTTCGGCCGCGACAGTCGTCGCGGACTCAGTCTCGTCGTCGGAAGGTGAGGACGGTACGGACGCCGTCGGCACCGTCGGTCGTCTCGGTCGTGATGTTCGGCCCGAGAACGTCCTCCTCGTCGACGACGCCGTAAAGCACCTCACGAAGGGCGTCGGCCTCCGGTCGCTCCTCGAGGAGGGCAACCCTGACCTGGCCGCGGTTGTCGCTCACGTCGGCGACCTCGTAGCCGCCGGTTTCGAACGCCTCCCGGAGCGCATCCAGTTGGTCGGACATGCCACCCCCTTCGCCGTCGGTACACAAAAGCCTACAGGCCACACGGAACCGCTCAGCGACCCTCCGCCAACCGCTCGGCCGTTCGCTCGGGCAGTCCCACTCGCTCGGCGAACTCCTGTGCGCGCTCGACGGGATAGGCCACGCGACGCAACTCGACGGAGTCCGCATCGGTGTCGAGAATCGCATACGCCGCCCGCGGGTCGTTGTCCCGCGGTTGGCCGACGCTTCCCGGATTGACGACGAGACGACCGTCTACCGTCGCCTCGTGTTGGACGTGGGTGTGTCCGAGTACAATACCGTCGTAGTCGTCGAGATACGGCCGCATCTCCGGGAATTGCCGCGGACGGACGTACGAACCGCGGCGCTCCTCGTCGGGGTGGCTGTGAACGAGGAGGTAGTCGCCGCCGGCGATGTCGACCCGAAACGGGAGTTCCGCCAGCCACGCCCGCTGGTCGTCGTCCAGTTCCGACCGAGCGTGCTCCAGTCCGGCGTGGGCCATCTCGTTGTGAACGTATCGCTCGGGCGTCTCGACGTTCCGGTCGTGGTTTCCCTGAACAGTGACCGAAGCGACCGAACGGACGCGCTCGATACAGGCGGCCGGCCAGGCGTTGTACCCGACCACATCGCCTACGCAGACCACCTCATCGACCGACGGCATGTCTTCGAGGACCGCCTCCAGTGCTGGGAGGTTCGCGTGGATGTCCGAGACGAGTCCGATTCGCATGGCTGGGCCTACGACCGCCGTGCCGACAATCCTTTTGGACCCTTCGGCGCCGACTTTTGAACTCCTCGCCGCCGACAACGGTTTGTGGCGTTCCCGCGTACTGTAGATATGACCAATATCACTGCAAAGCCAACGCGGCTGGACGACGGCGACGACCTCGACGCGTTCGTCGCCGAACACGACATCGCCCTCGTCGAGTTCTACACGAAGGGCTGTGCGAAGTGTGCGGCGATGGAACCCGTACTGGGGAACGTCGCCAAGGCGACCGACGTGGCCGTCGGGATGGCGAATCCGGGCGACGACCTCGACCTCCTCGAGCGGTTCAACGTGCAGTCGGTTCCCACGCTCCTGTTGTTCCGGGACGGCGAGGTCGTCGCCCGAAAATCGAGCGGGTTCCAAGGGACGGAGGCCGTCGTCGGCTTCCTCGAATCGAACGCTCCCGGCGCCGTCGCGGGGCTGGAATAAGCGCCACCACCCACCTCGAATCTCGGCTCGCCGCCGTTTAAGAACGCCTCAAACAGTTCGTTTTCGCCGGCACGGTGCTGGTGGAGCGCCAGCAGCGAGACACCGAGGACATCGGCGTGTCGTCGACCGTTCTATCCCCCGTGGCACCGCCCATATCCGGGAACGGGCGTTGTCTGACACACAACGCCCGCCGACCTCGGAGGCGGGGTCAGTCCTCGTCGTCCTCGAACGGCGACCCCGCGGCGTCGGGTTCGTGGCCGGCAAGCGAGACGATGTTCTCTCGGCCGACGCGGAGTTTCGAGATGGTTCCCTCCTCTTCCATATCCGAGAGCAACATCGACACCTTCGATTTCGACCACCCGGTCTCCTCGACGATGTTCACCTGTTTCATGCGCCCACCGTTGTCCTCCAGCAGCGAGACGACCCGCTCGTCGTCGGGGATGAGTTCCTCTTCGGTGACGGTGGTCTCCGATTCGGCGTCGTCAGCGCTCTCCTCGGCTGCCGCCCCCGCGGCGGCGGCACCCGCCGCTTGGCCAGCGTCGCCGGCGTCACCATCGTCGTCCGCCGTCGCCGCCGCCCCGGGGTTGTCGTTGGAGAAGGCTCCCGAGCGGTAGGCGACCGCTCCGACGACACCCAGGAAGACGACGAAGACGAGAATCCCCACGGGAAGTAGCCATCCGGGGTCGCCGTCGCCGGCCGGGTCCGTCGTCACCTCAGTCGGCGTCGCCGTCGTCGCCGCCGATTCGGGGACGAGTTCGAGACGTGGGCGGTTGTCGGTGAACGTCCGTTCACCTTCCCACGTCACGGAATCGCTTTCGGCGAGCGTCTCACCCGACTGGATGCCGTCATCGGGCTGGACGGACTGGAACGCCATGCCGTCGCCGCGCTGGAACACCACGGTCTGGTTGGGACCGATGTACAGTCCGCCTTCGAAAGTGTCGCCGACGACGACGGTGTCCCCCTCGACGGGGGCGAACCCGATCCACGTGAACGACATCTCGACGATGCCGAACTCGTCGCCGGCGGGTCCGAACTGTTCGACCTGCGCGTCACGCCGGAACCCCTCGGCGGACATCTGCCGGCCGGTGGCGTTCGTGCCCGCGTCGGTCAGCGACTCCGCTCTGCTCTGGAAGTTCCGGTAGAGGTCGGTCTCGTTCGTGTTGAAATCCTCGGCGAACGCCTCGAAATCCGTGCGCTGTTGGTCGGTTTCGAGGCGCTGTTCGTAGCGAAACTGCCACTCCGCCGACCCGTTTCCGTAGACGGTGATGCGGAACTCGGTGCGGTCGGCGTCGAACTCCTGTGTGGCCAGCGTCTCCATGACTGCCGGCGCCGCGAGTTGCTGTTGGGTGGACTGGTCCCCGTAGACGGAACCGCCCCCGCCGGCCGTCGCGGGTGCTGCGAGCGCACAGACAAGCAGACTCACGACGAAGAGAGGGACGACCCACGTCCCGCGTGACCGTGCCATCAGTATCGTCCACCACGCCGGCGGCTTATAAAATCCCTCTGACTCGGGACACCCACGACCGAAAGTGCTGCCGAAGCAGACCGCATTCGCATTCGAGTGTTTCGACCGATATAGCGCTTTTGAGCGGCTGTATCTGACGGTTCAGTTTCGGCCACACCTCCGAAGTCGGCGACACGAGAGGGCGCCCGAAAGCCATCTTTGGGCGGGGGAACCTTCGCGGGTATCGGGCGCTGTCTCCCCGGTGTTTTTATCATCGCTGGGGCGAACATCGAACCATGTCTTCCGAGCCCTCCACCTCGGCGGCGGTCGACAGCGAGCAGTCCCCGGGCAGTTCGAACACCTACATCAACGCCTTGATTGGCGCCCTCGTCAGCGTCGTCAGCGGCTTTTTCATCCCGTTCGTCTCGCCGGTCATCGGCGGCGGCGTGGCGGCGTATCTCGACGGCGGCGACACCGAACACGGTGCCAAGGTCGGCGCGATATCTGGCGTCTTTGCCGCGGTACCGCTAATCTTCGTCGGGTTCTTCGTCATCGCGTTGCTCCTCGGTGCGCCGAACAGTCCAGCCGCACTCGGCATCTTCGGCTTCCTTATCATCGGCTTCGGACTCGCGCTTACGGTCGGGCTGAGCGCTCTCGGCGGTGTACTCGGTATCTACGCCAAAGACGAACTGTAGGCGGCTACGCCCGACGGTAGGTGACGAACGCCAACTCGCCGGCCGTCTCCCGGTCGACTTCGCGCCACTCCTCGCCGAACTCGGGAAACCGTGTGTCGCCGTCGGGCGACTCCGGGACCTCGGTCACGACCAGTTCCTCGGCGTCGTCGATGAACGCCTCGTAGACGGTCGCACCGCCGACGACGTACACCCACTCTCGGTCGTCGTCCAGCGCTTCCTCGGCCGCTTCGAGCGCCTCGTCGGTGTCGCGGGCATGGACGGCGCCCTCCGGTAGCGACAGCGACTCCTGCCGCGAGAGGACGACGTTCGTCCGCCCCGGCAGCGGCCCACCGAGTTGCCGCTCGATTGACTCGTAGGTCCGCCGACCCATCACGACCGGATGGCCCATCGTCGTCTCCTTGAAGTGGGCGAGGTCTGCGGGGTAGTGCCACGGCATCTCGCCGTCGGCACCGATGACGCCGTTTTCGGCGACGGCCGCGACCAGGGAGAGCCGAACCGTCATTCGGCGACCGCGAACTCCAGCCCGTCCTCGGGGTCGTACTCGTGTAACTGGATGTCGTCGTAAGTGAGGTTCTCGAGGGGTTTGTCGGCGACCTCGATGCGTGGCCTCTCGCCCGGTTGCCGAGTGAGTTGCTGTAGCAGTCCGGGAACGTGGTCGTAGCCCTCGTCGTCGGGTTCGGCAGGGGCTTCCGATTCGAGCCACGCCCGGATGTCGCCGTACTCCGAGCGCTCCGAGACGCCGGCGAGTCGCTCCTGTAGCCGCCCGAGATTGTCCGCGTACCACTCGCCGCGCTGTCCCTCCCCGCAGTAGACGTGGGCGTCGACGATGGTGTGGCCGAACGAGCCGACCTCGAAGTCGGTTCGGTTGGCGACGGCGTGAGCCAAGAGCGAGTACGCCGCGAGGTTGAACGGAACGCCCAAGGCGATGTCCCCGGAGCGCTGGGTGAGGTGGACGTTCAGGCGGTCGCCCTGAACGTTGAACACGTAGGTGTAGTGACACGGCGGCAGCGTCGAGACGGCGGCGTTCGCCGGGTGCCAGGCGTTGATGACCAATCGCCGGGAGTGGGGGTTCTCTTCGAGCGTGTCGAGGACGTACTGGAGTTGGTCGAACACTCGTCGTTCGGTGCCGTCGGGGGCCGTTTCCGTGGTCGTCCAGCGGTGGCCGTCGTCGGGCCAACTCTCGCCGGGGAGTCGAGCCGCGTCGTCGGGAACCGGGAACCGCCGCCAAAAGCGACCATAGGCGGTGTCGAGGTGGCCGTCCTCGTCGGCCCACGCGTCCCAGATTTTCGTCTCCTCGCGGAGGTTTCGGATGTGTTCCTCCCCGGAGAGATACCACATGAGTTCGTGGATGAGCGAGTTCCAGCGGTAGCCGTCCATCTTCTTCGTCGTCAACAGGGGGAAGCCCTCGGCGAGGTCGACCTCGTAGTGGTGGCTGAACGAGGCGACGGTGTCGACGCCGGTCCGGTTGGGTTTGTACGTCCCCTCGGCGAGCACGTCCGAGACGAGGTCGAGATACTGGCGCATTTACTACCAGTTCGTGGTGCACCGAGGGGGTAAAACCGTTCGGTCCGAACCGCTTTTCTCCCGGGCGAGCGAGGTCGGAGTCATGCCCTCCCCGGAACCGCAGGACCGTATCCAAGCCGGACCCGCCATCGTCGCCGTCGTCGCCGCGGTCGCACTGCTGTACAGCCTCCTCATCGCCCAACAGCTTCTGTTTGGGGCCGTCGTCGTCGGTCTCGTCTTCGTCGTCTATCTCCTCTGGCGACTCGTCCGCGCCACCGAGCGAATCGCGGCCGCAGTCGACCCCGACGAGTAACGCCTCACCGCTCGGCGAACATCCGGAGTGCAATCTGGAGGACGTGAACGAACACACCGGTAAAGGCGACGTAGATGCCGAGTGCGTGAATCAGCGCCGAGTTGGGGTCGTAGTTCGCCTTGACGTGCCAGATTTCGTAGCCGAGTCGCAACGCGAACCCGAGGAAGACGAACAGGAAGCCGACAGCGAGAACGACGGGGACGAACGACCCGACCAACACGAGGACGGCGCCGACGATGAACGCCCCGAACGACCACGTGCTCCAGTGGTCGAACTCGGCGTCACGGAGGTACACGTAGGCGGCGATGGCGACGGTCATCGCGACGGTGACGCCGAGCGTGACGGCCAACAGCGTCCCGCGAAGGTCCGCCGGCGCTCGGCCGAGGACGCCGCCGCCGAACAGGCTGTATGCGACCTGCAACAGCGCGGTACCGAACGCCGCCAGCGCCATCGAACCCGACCGGAGTCCGCGTTCGGCCGCGATGTTGCCGCCGGTCAAGGCGGCGCCGTAGACGACGAAACCCAGTATCGGAACCGAAAACAGCAGGTCGTTGACCGCCGACAGCGGCGTCGCAGCGACGACGTACATCAGGGCGACGTTGACGGCAACGAGCGCCGCCGCGGGCACCGCGACACTGCGGAACCGTGGGTAGGCGGTTCGACCCGGTGTCGAGTAGGTTTCCATACCCGGTCTGCTATCCGTGGTCGAATATACGCTTTGGCCCACGTCGTTTAATATCGGAGCGAACGAGGAGATGGTATGGACTACGAGACGGCGAGCACCGACGACATCGACAGCGTCGTTCCGGAGGAGTACGGCGGGATGTGGTTCTTCCGTGAGCCGCTTGACTGTGAGAACCTCGGCGTGACGCTGCTGGAGCTCGAACCCGAGGCGAAAGGGAAACCCCACGACCACGCGGGCGACGGCCAAGAGGAGGTGTATCTCGTCGTCGACGGCGAACTGACGGTCCAGTTGGGCGGTAGCGAGGACGAACCAGCCGAAACTGAGGCGACGCTTTCGTCGGGGGAGGCGATTCGCGTCGGCGCCGAAACGCGGCGGCAACTGCACAACCACGGCGACGAACGGCTCCGTGTCGTCGTCGCCGGCGCGCCCTAATCGGCGTCGGGTACGTATTTCACGCGGGCCATTCAAGCGGGGCGTATGTCAGGGCACTCCATCGATGCCCGGTCGGTGGCGAAATGAGGGGGTTCAATCGACGGTTCCTGCAGGTCGCCGTGTGCCTGCTGCCGTTTGCGGTCGCGTTGCTCCGCGACCGGCGGCGATTCATCTTCTTCGGTGGTTCCCGTCACGTCCCCGAAGAGACCCACCGACGGCGAGCAGAGCGGTTGGTCGAGACGCTCTTGGAGTTGGGCGCGGCGTTCATCAAGGCCGGTCAGGTACTGTCGACCCGTCCGGACATCGTTCCGCCGGTGTACGCCGAGGCGCTCTCGACGCTGCAGGACGAGGTTC contains:
- a CDS encoding cupin domain-containing protein codes for the protein MDYETASTDDIDSVVPEEYGGMWFFREPLDCENLGVTLLELEPEAKGKPHDHAGDGQEEVYLVVDGELTVQLGGSEDEPAETEATLSSGEAIRVGAETRRQLHNHGDERLRVVVAGAP